A genomic segment from Propioniciclava sp. MC1595 encodes:
- a CDS encoding CrcB family protein, whose protein sequence is MRGAVLVFVGGALGSLARYGLALALPGLWATWTVNIVGSFALGALLGLLRRQPAFPPPTARVPDAHSLRLLLGTGFLGGFTTYSAFAHDVVSLGFVAGPVLGLAAGALQVAMGLVAALLGFAVADTRRSGRRTA, encoded by the coding sequence ATGCGCGGCGCCGTCCTGGTCTTCGTGGGCGGGGCGCTCGGGTCGCTGGCCCGCTACGGGTTGGCGCTCGCGCTGCCCGGCCTGTGGGCGACGTGGACCGTCAACATCGTGGGCTCCTTCGCCCTCGGGGCGCTACTGGGCCTCCTGCGCCGACAGCCCGCCTTCCCGCCGCCGACAGCCCGTGTTCCGGACGCCCACAGCCTGCGGTTGCTGCTCGGGACCGGGTTCCTGGGCGGCTTCACCACCTACTCGGCCTTCGCGCACGACGTGGTGTCGCTCGGGTTCGTCGCCGGGCCGGTGCTCGGCCTCGCGGCGGGGGCGCTCCAGGTCGCGATGGGGCTGGTGGCCGCGCTGCTGGGGTTCGCGGTCGCCGACACGCGCCGATCCGGGCGGAGGACCGCATGA
- a CDS encoding FAD-binding oxidoreductase produces MKNVKRMKWWGWGEEGVFFNYANKPAFAPFVKKHLGIDLRPRQVDTIEFDATTVPDSPLPDALREALVAATAPDRVTTDAHERVVHGHGSSVTELLHVSRFDYGRLPEVVVYPSSEAEVAAVLAACVAADAVVVPFGGGTNISRSLQLDPGETRPIVSLDLGLITGIVELDEESGLALVGAGTLGPDLEEELNARGWTLGHFPDSFTHSTVGGWAATRSSGMQSDKYGDIADIVRGMTVVRPSGTVRLRPVPSESTGPSLREMFIGSEGRLGVITDLWVHVHRMPEQRVVVAYMYPSWEPAVAAIHAMADAEIPTTFVRISDAHETAMSLSTQKEATTLKKKVEQRVQEELWAFMRRRGWDTDEMCISYVCFEGSEADVDARRRQVVKIAKAHGALVLGTGPGALYDQKKFDTPYLRDFLLEQDVMGDVSETAAPWSKLNTVHAEVYAAANRAFTSLGKQGFIMCHLSHSYHAGACLYFTFAFKAGEDADREYATVKTAIQQAFVDHGGTLSHHHGVGMEHAPWMEQVVSTEGVNMMRTLFNATDPGNHLNPGKIVDASLSLYDNL; encoded by the coding sequence GTGAAGAACGTCAAGCGCATGAAGTGGTGGGGCTGGGGCGAGGAGGGCGTCTTCTTCAACTACGCCAACAAGCCCGCCTTCGCGCCGTTCGTGAAGAAGCACCTGGGCATCGACCTGCGCCCCCGCCAGGTCGACACGATCGAGTTCGACGCCACGACGGTGCCCGACTCGCCGCTGCCCGACGCGTTGCGCGAGGCCCTCGTCGCGGCCACCGCGCCCGACCGCGTGACGACGGACGCCCACGAGCGCGTGGTGCACGGGCACGGGTCGTCGGTGACCGAGCTGCTGCACGTCTCGCGCTTCGACTACGGGCGGCTGCCCGAGGTCGTGGTCTACCCCTCCTCCGAGGCCGAGGTCGCCGCGGTGCTGGCGGCGTGCGTGGCCGCCGACGCGGTGGTGGTCCCGTTCGGCGGCGGCACCAACATCTCCCGCTCGCTGCAGCTCGACCCGGGCGAGACACGCCCGATCGTGTCGCTGGACCTGGGCCTGATCACCGGCATCGTCGAGCTCGACGAGGAGTCGGGCCTCGCGCTGGTCGGGGCGGGCACGCTCGGCCCCGACCTGGAGGAGGAGCTCAACGCCCGCGGCTGGACGCTGGGCCACTTCCCCGACTCGTTCACCCACTCGACCGTCGGCGGCTGGGCGGCCACCCGCAGCTCGGGCATGCAGAGCGACAAGTACGGCGACATCGCCGACATCGTGCGCGGCATGACCGTCGTGCGGCCCTCGGGCACGGTGCGGCTGCGCCCGGTGCCGTCGGAGTCGACCGGGCCCTCGCTGCGCGAGATGTTCATCGGGTCGGAGGGCCGCCTCGGCGTCATCACCGACCTGTGGGTGCACGTGCACCGGATGCCCGAGCAGCGCGTCGTCGTGGCCTACATGTACCCGTCGTGGGAGCCCGCGGTCGCGGCGATCCACGCGATGGCCGACGCCGAGATCCCGACCACGTTCGTGCGCATCTCCGACGCCCACGAGACCGCGATGTCGCTGTCGACGCAGAAGGAAGCGACGACGCTGAAGAAGAAGGTGGAGCAGCGCGTCCAGGAGGAGCTGTGGGCGTTCATGCGCCGCCGCGGCTGGGACACCGACGAGATGTGCATCTCCTACGTCTGCTTCGAGGGTTCCGAGGCCGACGTCGATGCCCGCCGCCGCCAGGTCGTGAAGATCGCCAAGGCGCACGGCGCGCTGGTGCTCGGCACGGGGCCGGGTGCGCTGTACGACCAGAAGAAGTTCGACACCCCCTACCTGCGCGACTTCCTGCTCGAGCAGGACGTGATGGGCGACGTCTCCGAGACCGCGGCGCCGTGGTCGAAGCTGAACACGGTGCACGCCGAGGTCTACGCGGCGGCGAACCGGGCTTTCACCTCGCTCGGCAAGCAGGGCTTCATCATGTGCCACCTGTCACACAGCTACCACGCGGGCGCCTGCCTGTACTTCACGTTCGCCTTCAAGGCGGGCGAGGACGCCGACCGCGAGTACGCGACGGTGAAGACGGCGATCCAGCAGGCGTTCGTCGACCACGGCGGCACGCTGTCGCACCACCACGGCGTCGGCATGGAGCACGCCCCGTGGATGGAGCAGGTCGTCTCGACCGAGGGCGTGAACATGATGCGCACGCTGTTCAACGCCACCGACCCGGGCAACCACCTCAACCCCGGCAAGATCGTCGACGCGTCGCTGTCGCTGTACGACAACCTCTGA
- a CDS encoding SDR family oxidoreductase gives MRVGLITGGTSGIGLSFARALARDGADLVLVARDRARLKAVAAELTAAHGVRVEVLDADLADRADQAKVADRLRAGDVDTLVNNAGFSLKTPLVGGDDDLADRAYEVMGRAPRVLAGAAAAVMRERGEGWIINVASVSALTRQDSYSALKAYALALTEVLALELTNTGVQVTAVLPGWTRTEFHARGGSGRKGVPRFLWLDADRVAEVALADARAGRVISIPSKRYKLAAAILQLLPNAAVRAVSRRIKGKAKTPVEGATP, from the coding sequence ATGCGTGTCGGGCTCATCACAGGCGGGACGTCCGGGATCGGGCTGTCCTTCGCCCGCGCCCTCGCGCGCGACGGGGCCGACCTCGTGCTCGTCGCCCGCGACAGGGCGCGCCTGAAGGCGGTGGCCGCCGAGCTGACCGCAGCCCACGGCGTCCGGGTCGAGGTGCTGGACGCCGACCTGGCCGACCGCGCCGACCAGGCCAAGGTGGCGGACCGCCTCCGGGCCGGGGACGTCGACACCCTCGTCAACAACGCCGGGTTCTCGCTCAAGACCCCGCTCGTGGGCGGGGACGACGACCTCGCCGACCGCGCCTACGAGGTGATGGGCCGGGCGCCGCGCGTGCTGGCCGGCGCCGCCGCGGCCGTGATGCGCGAGCGGGGCGAGGGCTGGATCATCAACGTCGCCTCGGTGTCGGCGCTGACCCGGCAGGACTCGTACTCCGCGCTCAAGGCGTACGCGCTCGCGCTGACCGAGGTACTCGCGCTCGAGCTGACCAACACCGGCGTCCAGGTGACCGCCGTCCTGCCGGGTTGGACGCGCACGGAGTTCCACGCGCGCGGCGGCTCCGGGCGCAAGGGCGTCCCGCGCTTCCTGTGGCTGGACGCCGACCGCGTCGCCGAGGTGGCCCTGGCCGACGCGCGGGCCGGGCGCGTGATCTCGATCCCCAGCAAGCGGTACAAGCTGGCCGCAGCGATCCTGCAGCTGCTGCCGAACGCCGCCGTGCGCGCCGTGTCGCGGCGTATCAAGGGCAAGGCGAAGACCCCCGTCGAAGGAGCAACCCCGTGA
- a CDS encoding SDR family oxidoreductase, which translates to MATPARVLLTGVTGFLGQAVLERLLSTTDAHVVAVVRPKGSQTARSRLDRVLRKPVFKPWRDAVGDAEAKRIFAERTSVLEADLATIERIEGSIDVVVHSASTVSFDAPMDESFANNVGGPRALYGALTRSGLDPHVIHVSTCYVGGIAKGLRPEASVDHDVDWRAEIAAAEVARVEAEAASRTPEQLQAFIDGATRDHGKEGPKSVARASEAARLAWVENRLVELGRTRARSVGWTDVYTFSKALGERVAEQEWAGQGHRLSIVRPAIIESSLRHPFPGWIDGFKVADPLIMAYAKGALPEFPGLPDSVLDVIPVDYVVNVIMALATLGHQGEPEEVGYYQVCSGASNPLPFHRMYTEVREYFLAHPLSDDKGRPIVVPTWKFPANNAAERSLRLKERLSALGSRIGAALPSNTRTQAWASSLSKMERGLGSLRTYVDLYQSYTRTEMLFDDQQTRALGAKLPAGTPVDQTFDVRDIDWTHYWQRVHLPAMTALAKVHARASSAQRSQRSQARRLESGTDVLAVFDLEGTLLPSSLVTQYLSVMGQLHSPAELPGELVDLVRNVGVYLQAERRDRGEFVRAFSRRYAGTRVTDIERVVGGAWGQNVVRKLKPGALARIEEHRAAGHRTVLVTGGLDLFAAPLAPLFDDVVASSMEARDGVLTGYLSTPPLVDEARAQWLKDYASRGGFDLSRSHGYGDSISDASWLSLLGRPVAVNPDLPLYRVASKAYWPIEDWKRP; encoded by the coding sequence GTGGCCACCCCAGCGCGGGTCCTGCTCACCGGCGTCACCGGCTTCCTCGGCCAGGCGGTGCTGGAGCGACTGCTGTCCACGACCGACGCCCACGTCGTCGCCGTCGTGCGCCCCAAGGGCAGCCAGACCGCCCGCTCGCGGCTGGACCGCGTGCTCCGCAAGCCGGTGTTCAAGCCGTGGCGCGACGCCGTCGGCGACGCCGAGGCCAAGCGCATCTTCGCCGAGCGCACCTCCGTGCTCGAGGCCGACCTGGCCACCATCGAGAGGATCGAGGGCTCGATCGACGTCGTGGTCCACTCGGCCTCCACCGTGTCGTTCGACGCCCCCATGGACGAGTCGTTCGCCAACAACGTCGGCGGCCCGCGGGCGCTGTACGGCGCGCTGACCCGCTCCGGGCTCGACCCGCACGTCATCCACGTCTCCACCTGCTACGTCGGCGGGATCGCCAAGGGGCTGCGGCCCGAGGCGTCCGTCGACCACGACGTCGACTGGCGCGCCGAGATCGCGGCGGCCGAGGTCGCCCGTGTCGAGGCCGAGGCGGCCTCGCGCACCCCCGAGCAGCTGCAGGCCTTCATCGACGGGGCCACCCGCGACCACGGCAAGGAGGGCCCCAAGTCGGTCGCCCGTGCCTCCGAGGCCGCGCGGCTGGCCTGGGTCGAGAACCGCCTCGTCGAGTTGGGCCGCACGCGGGCCCGCTCCGTCGGCTGGACCGACGTCTACACCTTCAGCAAGGCGCTGGGGGAGCGGGTCGCCGAGCAGGAGTGGGCCGGGCAGGGCCACCGCCTCTCGATCGTGCGCCCGGCGATCATCGAGTCGTCGCTGCGCCACCCGTTCCCGGGCTGGATCGACGGCTTCAAGGTCGCCGACCCGCTGATCATGGCCTACGCCAAGGGGGCGCTCCCCGAGTTCCCGGGCCTGCCCGACTCGGTGCTCGACGTCATCCCGGTCGACTACGTCGTCAACGTGATCATGGCGCTGGCCACGCTCGGCCACCAGGGCGAGCCCGAGGAGGTCGGCTACTACCAGGTGTGCTCGGGCGCCTCGAACCCGCTGCCGTTCCACCGGATGTACACCGAGGTGCGCGAGTACTTCCTGGCCCACCCGCTGAGCGACGACAAGGGCCGCCCCATCGTGGTGCCGACCTGGAAGTTCCCGGCCAACAACGCCGCCGAGCGCTCGCTGCGCCTGAAGGAGCGGCTGTCCGCCCTCGGGTCGCGCATCGGCGCGGCGCTGCCGTCGAACACGCGGACGCAGGCCTGGGCGTCCTCGCTGTCGAAGATGGAGCGCGGCCTGGGCTCGCTGCGCACCTACGTCGACCTCTACCAGAGCTACACGCGCACCGAGATGCTGTTCGACGACCAGCAGACCCGCGCGCTGGGGGCGAAGCTGCCGGCCGGTACGCCGGTCGACCAGACGTTCGACGTGCGCGACATCGACTGGACGCACTACTGGCAGCGGGTCCACCTGCCCGCGATGACCGCGTTGGCGAAGGTGCACGCGCGGGCGTCCTCGGCGCAGCGGTCGCAGCGCTCGCAGGCCCGCCGGCTCGAGTCGGGCACCGACGTGCTCGCGGTGTTCGACCTCGAGGGCACGCTGCTGCCGAGTTCGCTGGTCACGCAGTACCTCTCGGTGATGGGCCAGCTGCACTCGCCGGCCGAGCTGCCCGGCGAGCTGGTCGACCTGGTCCGCAACGTGGGGGTGTACCTGCAGGCCGAGCGCCGCGACCGCGGCGAGTTCGTGCGCGCCTTCTCGCGCCGCTACGCCGGCACGCGGGTGACCGACATCGAACGGGTCGTCGGCGGCGCCTGGGGCCAGAACGTGGTCCGCAAGCTCAAGCCGGGCGCTCTGGCCCGCATCGAGGAGCACCGCGCCGCCGGCCACCGCACCGTGCTGGTCACCGGGGGCCTCGACCTGTTCGCCGCACCGCTTGCCCCGCTGTTCGACGACGTGGTCGCCTCATCGATGGAGGCACGCGACGGGGTGCTCACGGGCTACCTCAGCACGCCGCCGCTGGTCGACGAGGCCCGCGCGCAGTGGCTCAAGGACTACGCGTCGCGCGGCGGGTTCGACCTGTCCCGCTCGCACGGATACGGCGACTCGATCTCGGACGCCTCGTGGCTGTCCCTGCTCGGCCGCCCGGTCGCGGTGAACCCCGACCTGCCGCTGTACCGGGTCGCCTCGAAGGCTTACTGGCCCATCGAGGACTGGAAGCGCCCCTAG
- a CDS encoding GTP-binding protein LepA codes for MARSRITDSLLLAHVNKMGEEHPPVPLASVDFTVNDPDLVRTRFAGVLDYLARVELEVERNVLELLTIMPNPSEADRVFYADVWYDQEIQHGIILDELKSRIGLPPAEPLLQVGFAVKALGAMARFEQIQDVARTIYYFTGASTERQAVLAYNALAVQLDEMGEKAIRETIINPIKRQEPGHFAFYRMSAEKITTDGTLRPWQLWLARKLRTFSYELVGTHNDPRYQAQMGEVITELGFGTELEVFAKEIGRLEASLLWAQHQGMDFPPYVLAALREAVDLYRERGAFKPNL; via the coding sequence GTGGCCCGGTCGCGAATCACCGATTCCCTCCTGCTCGCCCATGTGAACAAGATGGGCGAGGAGCACCCTCCCGTGCCGCTGGCGTCCGTCGACTTCACCGTCAACGACCCCGACCTGGTCCGCACGCGGTTCGCCGGCGTCCTCGACTACCTCGCCCGCGTCGAGCTCGAGGTCGAGCGCAACGTGCTCGAGCTGCTGACGATCATGCCGAACCCGTCCGAGGCCGACCGGGTGTTCTACGCCGACGTCTGGTACGACCAGGAGATCCAGCACGGCATCATCCTCGACGAGCTGAAGTCCCGCATCGGGCTGCCCCCGGCCGAGCCGCTGCTGCAGGTCGGCTTCGCGGTCAAGGCGCTCGGCGCGATGGCCCGGTTCGAGCAGATCCAGGACGTCGCCCGCACCATTTACTACTTCACCGGGGCCTCCACCGAGCGCCAGGCCGTGCTCGCCTACAACGCGCTCGCCGTCCAGCTCGACGAGATGGGCGAGAAGGCGATCCGCGAGACGATCATCAACCCGATCAAGCGGCAGGAGCCCGGCCACTTCGCGTTCTACCGGATGAGTGCCGAGAAGATCACCACCGACGGCACCCTGCGGCCGTGGCAGCTCTGGCTGGCGCGCAAGCTGCGCACGTTCTCCTACGAACTGGTCGGCACCCACAACGACCCCCGCTACCAGGCGCAGATGGGCGAGGTGATCACCGAGCTGGGCTTCGGCACCGAGCTGGAGGTCTTCGCCAAGGAGATCGGACGCCTCGAGGCCAGCCTGCTGTGGGCCCAGCACCAGGGCATGGACTTCCCGCCCTACGTGCTGGCCGCGCTGCGCGAGGCGGTCGACCTCTACCGAGAGCGCGGGGCTTTCAAGCCCAACCTGTGA
- a CDS encoding DUF6547 family protein encodes MSEHDPRWMYRQVIDAMVVSCAGAGQVSAERVRVGVWNANADPDTDANQVTMNALLSMLPPEHREALAVLFAEEYASGVYNALQVLRAAELQPFHEGYEGDPSDDFLGRLDGWDWPVSG; translated from the coding sequence ATGAGCGAACACGATCCCCGCTGGATGTACCGGCAAGTCATCGACGCGATGGTGGTCTCCTGCGCCGGCGCCGGCCAGGTGTCCGCCGAGCGGGTGCGGGTCGGGGTGTGGAACGCCAACGCCGACCCCGACACCGACGCCAACCAGGTCACCATGAACGCGCTGCTGTCGATGCTGCCCCCCGAGCACCGCGAGGCCCTGGCCGTGCTCTTCGCCGAGGAGTACGCCTCGGGCGTGTACAACGCCCTGCAGGTGCTGCGGGCCGCGGAGCTGCAGCCGTTCCACGAGGGCTACGAGGGCGACCCGTCCGACGACTTCCTCGGACGCCTCGACGGTTGGGACTGGCCGGTCTCCGGCTGA
- a CDS encoding YihY/virulence factor BrkB family protein: MDAEEEATVHKWLTAPDPNDPAKAEWPWQLTGRSWRYVLRRTWSEFWYRHILDNAGNLAYMSVQSLFPGLLAILAGLTLFGQGTAAVEWIIDFLRSVAPATVVDLVADPLRQLAATAGADWVLGVALLGALWAASGYVAAFGRSVNRIHGVVEGRPIWQIIPYNLLVTLLMLLFGAFLLLTVLLSAGVWDMVLDYLGLDLEPLRGLRQNRWVVLSIASVVVVLALYRATPNVRQPKLRWSVPGALVAMGVTVLAIFGFSTWVAIFGRLPASYGVVGSFIILLLGLWIMNIALLIGVTLNAEIERARLLQAGFAAERELLVQPRNTRMIRARASEEDMLAERGTRLRQPETGQSQPSRRPRKSSDGSPS, translated from the coding sequence GTGGACGCCGAGGAGGAGGCAACAGTCCACAAGTGGCTCACCGCGCCCGACCCCAACGACCCCGCGAAGGCAGAGTGGCCGTGGCAGCTCACCGGACGCTCGTGGCGCTACGTGCTGCGCCGCACGTGGTCGGAGTTCTGGTACCGCCACATCCTCGACAACGCGGGCAACCTCGCCTACATGTCGGTGCAGTCGCTCTTCCCGGGGCTGTTGGCGATCCTCGCCGGCCTCACCCTGTTCGGGCAGGGGACGGCCGCGGTCGAGTGGATCATCGACTTCCTCCGCTCCGTCGCCCCCGCCACCGTCGTCGACCTCGTGGCCGACCCGCTGCGCCAACTCGCCGCCACCGCCGGCGCCGACTGGGTGCTCGGCGTCGCCCTGCTCGGCGCCCTGTGGGCCGCGTCCGGCTACGTGGCGGCCTTCGGGCGGTCGGTCAACCGCATCCACGGCGTCGTCGAGGGCCGGCCGATCTGGCAGATCATCCCCTACAACCTGCTGGTCACCCTGCTGATGCTGCTGTTCGGGGCGTTCCTGCTGCTGACGGTGCTGCTGTCGGCCGGCGTGTGGGACATGGTCCTGGACTACCTCGGACTCGACCTCGAGCCCCTGCGCGGCCTGCGCCAGAACCGGTGGGTGGTGCTGTCGATCGCGTCGGTGGTCGTGGTGCTGGCCCTGTACCGGGCCACGCCGAACGTCCGCCAGCCCAAGCTGCGCTGGTCGGTTCCGGGCGCGCTGGTCGCGATGGGGGTCACCGTGCTGGCGATCTTCGGCTTCTCCACGTGGGTGGCCATCTTCGGACGCCTGCCGGCCAGTTACGGGGTGGTCGGGTCCTTCATCATCCTGCTCCTCGGCCTGTGGATCATGAACATCGCGCTGCTCATCGGCGTCACGCTGAACGCCGAGATCGAGCGCGCCCGCCTGCTGCAGGCCGGGTTCGCGGCCGAGCGCGAGCTGCTCGTGCAGCCGCGCAACACCCGCATGATCCGGGCGCGCGCGTCGGAGGAGGACATGCTCGCCGAGCGCGGCACCCGCCTTCGTCAGCCGGAGACCGGCCAGTCCCAACCGTCGAGGCGTCCGAGGAAGTCGTCGGACGGGTCGCCCTCGTAG
- the rarD gene encoding EamA family transporter RarD — protein MTAPAPTPDAAAERSRGLASGIAAYVIWGFFPLLFPLLKPAGAFEILAHRIIWSLVAVALALVLLRHPWGWLRSALTRERLPRIVAAAFLVGLNWLVFIWAVNSNHVVEASLGYFINPLLNIVLGVLIFGERMSRAGLAGTLLATAGVAVIAWENWAGLWVSLTLALTFGLYGAVKKKASAPPLGGLFLESAILLPFALAYWGWLVVTGASQFGADARTSGLLILAGVLTALPLWLFAIAAPRLPFGVVGILQYLGPTIQFALGLTVFGQHVSASYWAGLVLVWVGSVVYLRSVFARTRGGRATAA, from the coding sequence GTGACCGCACCCGCCCCCACCCCCGACGCCGCCGCCGAGCGGTCGCGCGGGCTGGCGTCGGGCATCGCGGCCTACGTCATCTGGGGCTTCTTCCCGCTGCTGTTCCCGCTGCTGAAGCCGGCGGGTGCGTTCGAGATCCTGGCCCACCGCATCATCTGGTCGCTGGTCGCGGTCGCGCTCGCCCTGGTGCTGCTGCGCCACCCGTGGGGCTGGCTGAGGTCCGCGCTGACCCGCGAACGGCTCCCCCGCATCGTCGCCGCCGCCTTTCTCGTGGGGCTGAACTGGCTGGTGTTCATCTGGGCGGTCAATTCCAACCACGTCGTCGAGGCGTCGCTGGGGTACTTCATCAACCCGCTGCTCAACATCGTGCTGGGGGTGCTGATCTTCGGCGAGCGCATGTCGCGCGCCGGGTTGGCGGGCACCCTGCTGGCCACCGCGGGCGTGGCGGTCATCGCCTGGGAGAACTGGGCCGGCCTGTGGGTCTCGCTCACCCTCGCGCTCACCTTCGGGCTCTACGGCGCGGTGAAGAAGAAGGCCTCCGCTCCCCCGCTGGGTGGGCTGTTCCTGGAGTCGGCGATCCTGCTGCCGTTCGCGCTGGCGTACTGGGGCTGGCTGGTGGTCACCGGGGCCAGCCAGTTCGGCGCCGACGCCCGCACCTCCGGGCTGCTCATCCTGGCCGGCGTGCTGACCGCGCTGCCCCTGTGGCTGTTCGCCATCGCCGCCCCGCGCCTGCCGTTCGGCGTCGTGGGGATCCTGCAGTACCTCGGACCCACCATCCAGTTCGCGCTCGGGCTGACGGTGTTCGGCCAGCACGTCTCGGCGTCCTACTGGGCGGGCCTGGTGCTCGTCTGGGTCGGCTCGGTCGTCTACCTGCGCTCGGTGTTCGCCCGGACGCGGGGTGGTCGGGCGACGGCGGCCTGA
- a CDS encoding CaiB/BaiF CoA-transferase family protein — protein sequence MTTGALAGLKVIELGTIGPGPFTAMMFADHGADVLHVERPGGVPAVGPIGNRRTDIIHRNRRTIELDLKTPEGRDAVLELVKDADVLIEGNRPGVAERLGVGPDVCLELNPRLVYGRVTGWGQFGPKAKQAGHDLNYMAASGTLSTLGRADQPPTVPLAYIGDLGGGSMMLAFGILAALYERQSSGLGQVVDAAILDGATLLATAFHGFAQIGAWDETRRGVNLVDSGAPFYDCYETADGEWMAVGSLENKFFLELLKVLELDPATLPDQHDRERWPELRAAIAGAIKGRTRDEWRDRAAGTDACLEPVLRMSEVRHDPHNDARQTMVHVDGLWQPAPAPRLSRTPAGPISPSDVTTDHAGGVNA from the coding sequence ATGACGACGGGGGCTCTCGCAGGACTCAAGGTGATCGAACTCGGCACGATCGGGCCGGGCCCGTTCACCGCCATGATGTTCGCCGACCACGGCGCCGACGTGCTGCACGTCGAGCGGCCCGGCGGAGTCCCGGCGGTGGGGCCCATCGGCAACCGGCGCACCGACATCATCCACCGCAACCGGCGCACCATCGAGCTCGACCTCAAGACCCCCGAGGGCCGGGACGCGGTGCTCGAGCTGGTCAAGGACGCCGACGTGCTCATCGAGGGCAACCGCCCCGGCGTCGCCGAGCGCCTCGGCGTGGGCCCCGACGTGTGCCTCGAGCTCAACCCCCGCCTCGTCTACGGCCGCGTCACCGGCTGGGGGCAGTTCGGTCCCAAGGCGAAGCAGGCCGGCCACGACCTGAACTACATGGCGGCGTCCGGCACCCTGTCGACCTTGGGCCGCGCCGACCAGCCGCCGACGGTGCCGCTGGCCTACATCGGCGACCTCGGCGGCGGCTCGATGATGCTGGCGTTCGGGATCCTCGCCGCGCTGTACGAGCGGCAGTCCTCGGGCCTGGGGCAGGTGGTGGACGCCGCGATCCTCGACGGCGCGACCCTGCTCGCCACCGCGTTCCACGGGTTCGCGCAGATCGGCGCCTGGGACGAGACCCGCCGCGGCGTGAACCTCGTCGACTCGGGCGCCCCCTTCTACGACTGCTACGAGACGGCCGACGGCGAGTGGATGGCGGTGGGCTCGCTCGAGAACAAGTTCTTCCTCGAGCTGCTGAAGGTGCTCGAGCTCGACCCGGCCACGCTGCCCGACCAGCACGACCGCGAGCGCTGGCCCGAGCTGCGCGCGGCCATCGCCGGCGCCATCAAGGGCCGCACCCGCGACGAGTGGCGCGACCGGGCGGCCGGCACGGACGCCTGCCTCGAGCCGGTGCTGCGGATGAGCGAGGTCCGCCACGACCCGCACAACGACGCGCGCCAGACGATGGTGCACGTCGACGGGCTGTGGCAGCCCGCGCCCGCGCCGCGCCTGTCCCGGACGCCGGCCGGCCCGATCTCGCCCAGCGACGTGACCACCGACCACGCGGGCGGCGTCAACGCCTGA
- a CDS encoding ABC transporter ATP-binding protein yields the protein MTEVVDASGVAPGEVLVDVKGVKVHFPIKRGLLIDRTVGHVYAVDGMDLTIRRGETYGLVGESGCGKSTFGRALLQLEELTEGSVTLGGVDLATLKGEDLRRQRRHMQMVFQDPLGSLDPRQTVEQLLLEGMQAHGLASDKKGARDRLVELLAAVGLPPGALSKYPHEFSGGQRQRVGIARALSVDPELIVADEPVSALDVSVQAQVINLLEDLQSEFGLTYLVIAHDLAVVRHISDRIGVMYLGALVEEAEADDLYALPLHPYTRALLSAIPVPDPVVEDTRERILLSGDLPSPANPPSGCRFHTRCPWAQQTRCSTERPELRVVSVDGVPASHKVACHWAEQIASGELQPHAVDGAVVAPLDAPGAAPHAIPGSTLLPEE from the coding sequence ATGACCGAGGTCGTGGACGCGTCCGGGGTCGCCCCCGGCGAGGTGCTCGTCGATGTCAAGGGCGTGAAGGTGCACTTCCCGATCAAGCGCGGGCTGCTCATCGACCGCACGGTCGGGCACGTGTACGCCGTGGACGGCATGGACCTGACGATCCGGCGCGGGGAGACCTACGGGCTCGTGGGCGAGTCGGGCTGTGGCAAGTCGACCTTCGGGCGCGCGCTGCTGCAGCTCGAGGAGCTGACCGAGGGCTCGGTGACGCTGGGTGGCGTCGACCTGGCCACGCTCAAGGGCGAGGACCTGCGCCGCCAGCGCCGCCACATGCAGATGGTGTTCCAGGACCCGCTGGGCAGCCTCGACCCGCGCCAGACCGTCGAGCAGCTGCTCCTGGAGGGGATGCAGGCGCACGGGTTGGCGTCCGACAAGAAGGGGGCGCGCGACCGGCTGGTCGAGCTGCTCGCCGCCGTCGGCCTGCCGCCAGGGGCGCTCAGCAAGTACCCGCACGAGTTCTCGGGCGGCCAGCGCCAGCGCGTCGGCATCGCCCGCGCGCTGTCGGTCGACCCCGAGCTGATCGTCGCCGACGAGCCGGTCTCGGCGCTGGACGTGTCGGTGCAGGCGCAGGTGATCAACCTGCTGGAGGACCTGCAGTCGGAGTTCGGGCTCACCTACCTGGTCATCGCCCACGACCTCGCGGTGGTGCGACACATCTCCGACCGCATCGGCGTGATGTACCTGGGGGCGCTGGTCGAGGAGGCCGAGGCCGACGACCTGTACGCGCTGCCGCTGCACCCGTACACGCGGGCGCTGCTGTCGGCGATCCCGGTGCCGGACCCGGTCGTGGAGGACACGCGCGAGCGGATCCTGCTGTCGGGCGACCTGCCGTCGCCGGCGAACCCGCCGTCGGGGTGCCGGTTCCACACGCGGTGCCCGTGGGCGCAGCAGACCCGGTGCTCGACGGAGCGGCCCGAGCTGCGGGTCGTCTCGGTCGACGGCGTGCCGGCGTCGCACAAGGTGGCCTGCCACTGGGCCGAGCAGATCGCCTCGGGCGAGCTGCAGCCGCACGCGGTCGACGGCGCCGTCGTGGCGCCGCTGGACGCCCCCGGGGCGGCGCCGCACGCGATCCCGGGGTCGACGCTGCTGCCTGAGGAGTAG